The Ralstonia pseudosolanacearum genome includes the window GGATTCAGCTTGACGATGGCCGGGTCATTCCACTTCTTGACCTTGCCCAGATAGATGTCGCCCAGCACCTGGCCCGTCAGGACCAGCTCGCCTGCCTTCACGCCCGGCAGGTTGATCACCGGCACCACGCCGCCGATCACGGTCGGGAATTGCAGCAGGCCGTCCTTGCTCAGCTCGTCATCCTTGAGCGGCATGTCCGAGGCGCCGAAATCGACGGTCTTGGCGGTGATCTGCTTGATGCCACCCGACGAGCCGATGCCTTGATAGTTCACCTTGGCACCGGTGGCCTTCTGATAGGCGTCAGCCCACTTGTTGTAGACGGGCGCCGGGAACGTCGCGCCAGCGCCGGTGATGTCGGCGGCGAACGCGATACCAGCGAAAGCCAGCGAAACAACGCCCGCAATCGCAGTCTTGACCAATTTCATGTGTCCTCCAGAGGAGCGGTTGAGCGATGACAAATTTTTGACACCCGAACTGTAGGTCGGCCACATGACAGTTCCGTGACAACATGAAAACTTCTCACAACACGCTTAAATCGCCGAAATGTCGACCGTTGGACACAAAAAAAGCGGCGTTTCCGCCGCTTATTAGTTGGACCCGTCGCGTGCGCTCACTGGAGCGTCGCCGCGAGCTGTTCCGCGTACTTCGTCGCAAGGGCCGCGTCCTGTGCCTCGACCATCACGCGCACGACCGGCTCGGTTCCCGACGGGCGAATCAGGACCCGCCCCTTGCCGCTCAGCTCGGCCTCGCTCACCTTCAACGCCGCCTGCAGGGCCGCGTGCGCTTTCCAGTCGAACCCCTTCTCGACCCGCACGTTGATCAGCTTCTGCGGGAACAGATGCACGCCATCGAGCACCTGCTCCAGCGTCTGGCCGCTGCGGCGCAGTGCCGCCAGCACCTGCAGCGCGGAGATGATGCCGTCGCCGGTGCTGTGCTTGTCCAGGCACAGCAGGTGGCCAGAGCCCTCGCCACCGAGCAGCCAGCCGTGTTTCTTCAGCTCTTCCAGCACGTAGCGGTCACCCACCTTGGCGCGCACGAATTCGACGCCCTGCGCCTTCAGCGCCAGCTCCACCGCCAGGTTGGTCATCAGCGTGCCGACGGCACCCGGCACGGCCTGGCCGGCCGCGCGGCGGGCCTGCACCATCACGTACAGCAGTTCATCGCCGTTATACAGGCGGCCGTTCCGATCGACCACCTGCAGGCGGTCGGCATCGCCATCGAACGCCAGACCGAGGTCGGCGCCATGCTCGCGGGTCGCCTCGATCAGCTTGGCGGGCTCGGTAGCGCCATAGCCATCATTGATGTTGCGCCCGTTCGGCTGGTTGCCGATCGAGACCACTTCGGCACCCAGCTCATGGAACACGTGCGGCGCGATGTGATACGCCGCACCGTGCGCGCTGTCCAGCACGATCTTCATGCCGAACAGGTTCAGATCGTTGGGGAAGGTGCTCTTACAGAACTCGATGTAGCGGCCGGCGGCATCGTCGATGCGGCGGGCGCGGCCCAGCGCATCGGAGGCCGCATACACCATCGGCTTTTCGAGTTCGGCCTCGATCTGCGACTCGGTTTCATCGGGCAGCTTATCGCCGGTGGCCGAGAAGAATTTGATCCCGTTGTCGTAATACGGATTGTGCGATGCCGAAATCACCACGCCTGCAGACAGGCGCAGCGCGCGCGTGAGATACGCGACACCGGGCGTCGGCAGCGGCCCGCTCATCAGCACGTCCACGCCGGCGGCGGTGAAGCCCGCCTCCAGGGCGGCTTCCAGCATGTAGCCGGACAGGCGCGTGTCCTTGCCGATCAGCACGGTGGGCCGGCCATGGCCATGCGCTTCGCTGCCATGCGCCAGCACGCGGCCCGCCGCGTAGCCGAGGCGCAGCACGAAGTCGGGCGTGATCGGGCTTTCGCCCACGCGCCCGCGGATGCCGTCGGTGCCGAAATACTTCCTGGACATTGCGTGTCACTCCTGAAGAGAGAGGTTCTTTTGTTTGTAAGTCGCCGGACTGGGCCGGACAATCGTCTGTTCGCCCGACCCCGATCGCACGAGGCCGGCCTGGCGGTCATGCAACCGGCGGATCGATCCGCTCGTGCCGCATGGCCCACCAGAGCTGGATAGCTTCGACGGTGGGCCGCACATCGTGCACCCGCACGATGAAGGCCCCCCGCTCCGCCGCCAGCAACGCCGCCGCCACGCTCGCCGTGATGCGCTCGGCGGGCGGCTTGCCGCCCAACACCGCGCCCAGCGTCGACTTGCGCGACAGGCCCACCAGCAACGGCAGCCCCATCCGCTCGAAGTGCTCCAGCCGGTTGAGCATGATCAGATTGTGGTCCGGCGTCTTTCCAAAGCCAAATCCAGGGTCCAGCGCAATGCGTTCGGCCGCGACGCCCGCGGCCAGCAGCGCTTGCGCCTGCGTTTGCAGGAAGGCCCCGACTTCGGCCATCAGGTCCGCGTAGCTGGGGGCTTCCTGCATCGTTTCGGGGTCACGCTGCATGTGCATCAAGCACAGCCCGGCATGGCCCTGCGCGACAGCCTCGATCGCCCCCAGTTTGCGGAAGCCCCAGATATCGTTGATCAGGTCGGCGCCGGCATCGAGCGTGGCGCGCATCACGTCCGGCTTGTAGGTGTCGATCGACAGCGGCCTGCCGCACTCGCGCAGCGCCTCGACGATCGGCATCACCCGATCCAGCTCCTCCTGCAGCCCGAGCGGCGCGGACCCGGGCCGGCTCGACTCGCCGCCGATGTCGATGAGGTCGGCCCCTTCGGCAATCAGCTGCTCGGCGTGGCGCAACGCGGCATCGCGAGTGGCATGCCGGCCACCGTCGGAAAACGAATCGGGCGTGACGTTGAGGATGCCCATGACCAGCGGGCGACGGTCACGCGGGTAGCGGAAGCGTCCGCACTGGAAATGCGTCGTGGTGGGAATGGAAACAGACAAGGTACGTGACCCAAAACACGGCGCCCGAAGCATGCCGAAACCGGCGCCAACAAAAAAGCCGGTGCGCACGCACCGGCTCCTATGCCGTCCTCGCGGACGACCCGCCTAGCGGCTCATCAAGCCGTGGCAGGCACGTTGCCCGGCGTCACACCCGCAGGCGTACCGCCATTCGGCGGCGTGCTGCCGCCACCGCTCGAACCATAGCGCGGCGGGCGCGGCGGCTTGCCGGCCATGATGTCGTTCACCTGGTCGGCGTCGATGGTTTCCCATTCCAGCAGTGCGGCGGTCATCGCCTCGACCTTCTCGCGGTTCTCTTCGAGCAGGCGCTTGGCCAGCGTGTACTGCTCGTCGACGATGCGGCGGATCTCCGAATCGACCTTCTGCTGCGTCGCCTCGGACACCGTCTTGGACGACATGCGGCCGAAGAAACCGTCCTGCTCGGTGTCCACGTAGACCATGGTGCCGAGCGAATCGCTCATGCCGTAGCGCGTCACCATGTCGCGGGCCATCTTGGTGGCACGCTCGAAGTCGTTGGAGGCACCGGTGCTCATCGCACCCAGGAACACCTCTTCCGCAGCACGGCCGCCGAACAGGATGGCGATCTCTTCGAGCATCGTGTCCTTGTAGGCGTAGTGCTTGTCGTGCTCCGGCAGCTGCCAGGTCAGGCCGCCGGCCCAGCCGCGCGGCATGATCGTAACCTTGTGCACCGGATCGGCCTTGGGCAGCAGCTTGGCCACCACTGCGTGGCCCGACTCGTGGTACGCCGTGGCGCGGCGTTCCTCTTCGCGGATCACGGCCGACTTGCGCTCCGGACCCATGTAGATCTTGTCCTTGGCGTCTTCGAAGTCCTGCATGTCGACCACGCGCTTGTTGCGGCGGGCGGCGAACAGCGCAGCCTCGTTGACCAGGTTGGCCAGGTCCGCGCCGGAGAAGCCCGGCGTACCGCGTGCCAGCACCGAAGCATCCACGTCGTTGCCGATCGGCACCTTGCGCATGTGGACCTTGAGGATCTGCTCCCGGCCGCGGATGTCCGGCAGGCCCACGTACACCTGACGGTCGAAGCGGCCCGGACGCAGCAACGCCTTGTCCAGCACGTCGGCACGGTTGGTCGCGGCGATGACGATCACGCCCGAATTGGCCTCGAAACCGTCCATCTCGACCAGCATCTGGTTGAGGGTCTGCTCACGCTCGTCATTGCCGCCGCCCATGCCGGCGCCGCGATGGCGGCCGACGGCGTCGATTTCGTCGATGAAGACGATGCACGGCGCCTGCTTCTTGGCGTTCTCGAACATGTCGCGCACGCGGGCCGCGCCCACGCCGACGAACATTTCAACGAAGTCCGAGCCGGAGATGCTGAAGAACGGCACCTTGGCCTCGCCGGCGATGGCGCGGGCCAGCAGCGTCTTGCCGGTGCCCGGGGGGCCGACCAGCAGCACGCCGCGCGGAATGCGGCCACCCAGCTTCTGGAATTTTTGGGGATCCTTGAGGAAGTCGACCAGCTCGACCACTTCCTCCTTGGATTCGTCGCAGCCCGCCACATCGGCGAACGTGACGCTGTTGTTGTTCTCGTCGATCAGCCGCGCCCGCGACTTGCCGAACGAGAAGGCGCCGCCTTTCCCGCCGCCTTGCATCTGCCGCATCATGTAGAACCAGAACACGATGATCAGCAGGGTCGGGCCGAGGTAGTAAAGCGCGGAGAGAAGCACGCCTTGCTCTTCCTCCGCCTTGCCGGTCACCTGGACGCCGTACTTCATCAGGTCGCCGACCATCCAGATGTCGCCCGGCGAGATGATGGTGTACTTGCTGCCCTCGCTGGGCGTCACCAGCAGGTTGCGGCCCTGCACTTCGACGCGCTTGATCTTGCCGCCCTTCGCATCGTCCATGAATTGCGAGTACGTCACACCTTCCTGGGCGCGCGGCTTGTCGAACTGCTTGAAGACGGTGAACAGCACCAAGGCAATCACCAGCCAGATGGCCGCCTTCTGAAACCAGTTGTTATTCAAGGCGAGACTCCTTTAGAAATGCCTTGACGGGATGCTTGGCATTGTAATGCACCGACACCGCGCCGGGTTGATTGCCCGCAAGACCACGGGCAACGTTCCGGGCCCCTACCGTGGGTAACGTCCGTCAGCCCGGATGCTTGAGCTGACGACCCAGCAGGAACGTCTCGGAAGACTTGTCGCGGGAAGCCTTAGGCTTGCGCGGCGCCACGACCCGGAAATGGCGCTTGAACATCTCGACAATCTGACTATAGCCGCTGCCGTGAAAACATTTGATCAGCAGCGCGCCCTCGGGCTTCAGGTGAGCCTGGGCGAACTCCACGGCCAGTTCCGCGATGTGCTCCATGCGCGCGGCGTCCGCCGACGCCACACCGGAGAGATTGGGGGCCATGTCGGACAAAACAAGGTCTACCTTGCCGCCGCCCGTAGCGTCCAGCACGATCGCTTCAAGTTGCTGGAAAACCGACTCCTCGCGGAAATCGCCCTGGATGAAGGTCACGTCGGCCACCGGCTCCATCGGCAGGATGTCG containing:
- the glmM gene encoding phosphoglucosamine mutase, with protein sequence MSRKYFGTDGIRGRVGESPITPDFVLRLGYAAGRVLAHGSEAHGHGRPTVLIGKDTRLSGYMLEAALEAGFTAAGVDVLMSGPLPTPGVAYLTRALRLSAGVVISASHNPYYDNGIKFFSATGDKLPDETESQIEAELEKPMVYAASDALGRARRIDDAAGRYIEFCKSTFPNDLNLFGMKIVLDSAHGAAYHIAPHVFHELGAEVVSIGNQPNGRNINDGYGATEPAKLIEATREHGADLGLAFDGDADRLQVVDRNGRLYNGDELLYVMVQARRAAGQAVPGAVGTLMTNLAVELALKAQGVEFVRAKVGDRYVLEELKKHGWLLGGEGSGHLLCLDKHSTGDGIISALQVLAALRRSGQTLEQVLDGVHLFPQKLINVRVEKGFDWKAHAALQAALKVSEAELSGKGRVLIRPSGTEPVVRVMVEAQDAALATKYAEQLAATLQ
- the folP gene encoding dihydropteroate synthase, with the protein product MLRAPCFGSRTLSVSIPTTTHFQCGRFRYPRDRRPLVMGILNVTPDSFSDGGRHATRDAALRHAEQLIAEGADLIDIGGESSRPGSAPLGLQEELDRVMPIVEALRECGRPLSIDTYKPDVMRATLDAGADLINDIWGFRKLGAIEAVAQGHAGLCLMHMQRDPETMQEAPSYADLMAEVGAFLQTQAQALLAAGVAAERIALDPGFGFGKTPDHNLIMLNRLEHFERMGLPLLVGLSRKSTLGAVLGGKPPAERITASVAAALLAAERGAFIVRVHDVRPTVEAIQLWWAMRHERIDPPVA
- the ftsH gene encoding ATP-dependent zinc metalloprotease FtsH, which produces MNNNWFQKAAIWLVIALVLFTVFKQFDKPRAQEGVTYSQFMDDAKGGKIKRVEVQGRNLLVTPSEGSKYTIISPGDIWMVGDLMKYGVQVTGKAEEEQGVLLSALYYLGPTLLIIVFWFYMMRQMQGGGKGGAFSFGKSRARLIDENNNSVTFADVAGCDESKEEVVELVDFLKDPQKFQKLGGRIPRGVLLVGPPGTGKTLLARAIAGEAKVPFFSISGSDFVEMFVGVGAARVRDMFENAKKQAPCIVFIDEIDAVGRHRGAGMGGGNDEREQTLNQMLVEMDGFEANSGVIVIAATNRADVLDKALLRPGRFDRQVYVGLPDIRGREQILKVHMRKVPIGNDVDASVLARGTPGFSGADLANLVNEAALFAARRNKRVVDMQDFEDAKDKIYMGPERKSAVIREEERRATAYHESGHAVVAKLLPKADPVHKVTIMPRGWAGGLTWQLPEHDKHYAYKDTMLEEIAILFGGRAAEEVFLGAMSTGASNDFERATKMARDMVTRYGMSDSLGTMVYVDTEQDGFFGRMSSKTVSEATQQKVDSEIRRIVDEQYTLAKRLLEENREKVEAMTAALLEWETIDADQVNDIMAGKPPRPPRYGSSGGGSTPPNGGTPAGVTPGNVPATA
- a CDS encoding RlmE family RNA methyltransferase — translated: MAKNKFNQSWLHDHINDPYVKLAQREGYRARAAYKLKEIDEQDKLIKPGQVIVDLGAAPGSWSQYARNKLAASPRAKDGRIDGAIVAIDILPMEPVADVTFIQGDFREESVFQQLEAIVLDATGGGKVDLVLSDMAPNLSGVASADAARMEHIAELAVEFAQAHLKPEGALLIKCFHGSGYSQIVEMFKRHFRVVAPRKPKASRDKSSETFLLGRQLKHPG